Part of the Fibrobacter sp. genome, CGCCACCGGATTACCGCTCCCTTTTTGTTAGCGAAAAACCTGATATCCACAGGTTTACGGTGAAGTCCACCGGAGGGATCGGGATAAACCCACAAACCTAATGTATCAAGTTCACAGGGGTCCCGGGAATCCTCTTCCTCCACAGCTACAACAGAACTGTCTTTTATCGAATCCTCTTTAACCTCCTCAGTAACCGTATCCGCTGTGATTAAACTCACTGGCGGTGCCTCCTTTCTGAGGGGCTTTTTCTCAACAGGTACCACCTTTTCCTTTGGAACCGTATCCACCGGAACCGTATCCACCACTGTATCAGCAGTTGTATCAGGCAAAGCTGCTTTTTCCTCTTTTGGAGGCTCCTCCTGTATAACCTCTTTCTGCTCCGGAAGAGAGATTTCAGGCGGCTCACACCGAAAAAGCCGGAAAACCAAAAATAACAAAAAAACCAGAAATAACAACAGTATCAGCCATATCCGGTTTTTCTTCTTTTTTTGACTTAAGCGCTTCTGCACAACTGCAACCCGTTATCATTCTTACAGTTATCGAAATTGTACCACTATGAAAAGTACTCTACTGGCAGACCTTTTTCAATTACTGCGAGCACTTTCAGAAAATCCCGGGTTTCATCCACATCATGCACCCGGAAAATCCTGCTTCCTCTCAAATACCCCGCGGCCACAGTAGCGAGTGTCCCACATAGACGATCCTGAACTTCTTTACCGGTTATCTGACCTATAAACCTCTTTCTCGATGTACCCAGCAGGACCGGATATCCAAGCTCCGCTATTTTATCGAGACCCCTTAAGAGAGCCAGATTATGCTCGGCGGTCTTGGCAAATGCAAATCCAATTCCCGGATCAAGTATGATTTTGTCCCTGGAGACTCCTCCTTCGATGAATTTCCTGCAGGCATCGAGAAGCTCCTCTCTCACCTCAGAAACCACATCATCATAGCCGGGATTTATCTGCATGGTCTCCGGTGTCCCACGGCTGTGCATCAGCACCATGGTACATTTCCGCCTCGCAGCCAACCTGATCATCTCCGGATCGGCTCTGCCAGCGCTGATATCATTTATCCATGATGCCCCGGCATC contains:
- the folP gene encoding dihydropteroate synthase — its product is MNNEIKVPFRIMGVVNVTPDSFYDGGKHDTTVSAVEHSLRLAEQGADILDIGGASSRPGASPVPQEEEKRRILPVIKEVAARFSGPISVDTTWSGVAEAALDAGASWINDISAGRADPEMIRLAARRKCTMVLMHSRGTPETMQINPGYDDVVSEVREELLDACRKFIEGGVSRDKIILDPGIGFAFAKTAEHNLALLRGLDKIAELGYPVLLGTSRKRFIGQITGKEVQDRLCGTLATVAAGYLRGSRIFRVHDVDETRDFLKVLAVIEKGLPVEYFS